Genomic segment of Paenibacillus polymyxa:
AGCTGTGCTTTTGATCTGGTCAATCGCCCAAGAGCCAAGCACCATTGTACCGATTTTGCCTTGAGCGAGATCCGCCTTGGAGGTCTCCCAATCTGTAGTGGTTGGATCTTTTTCAATCAGGCCTTTTTTAGCCGCATCGTACAGGACCTTATACAGTTCATAGTGGGGCTGGCCCTTCGTGAAATTGTCATCTGTATTCGGTTGTGTGACATTCACATATTCCTTCGTACCCGCCAATGTTGCCAGACTAGACTCCCACTGGGTCAGTGCCCAACCAGAGGCATAGTTCGTAAACAGCGGCACTGCCTTGGTTTTGTCCTTAATCTGCTGTAACGCTGTCAGGAATTGGTCCGGTGTTTTGGGAAGCTGCGTGATTCCTGCGTCCTTGAACACCTTTTTGTTATAAATCACACCAGAGTAAACCATCGCAATCGGAATACCGTAGCTGTTATGATCCACCGTACGTTCTTCAAGGCCGGTATACTTGTTTTTTATCTCCTCATAAGTACCCAGTGGCTCGAAAAAGTTGGGCAGCTCTTCAACTGGAATACTGCCAGGAATCAGCAAAACATCTCCATAATCCCTGGTCCCCATCCGGATTTTAATTTGACCCTCATAATCGGCCAATGCCTGAAAATTGACCTTCACGTTCGGATAAAGTTTGTTAAATTCCTTGGCGTAATCCTGAAATACGGTATCCACAATATCAGTCCGCTGTGTGATAACCGTAATTTCACCTTCCACACCCTTCGGATCAGAGCTGGCAGCTGGCTCATCCTTCTTTGAGGTACAGCCAGTAAACAGCCCCGCTAACAAAACCACGGATAGTAATGACATCAAAACCTTGGACAACTTCATGAGACGACTCCTCCTGTTGTTTTCAAATAAGGTTATCGTTAAAGTAACAAAATCATTTTATTATGTTAGCGCTTACTATGTCAATTGCAATATTCTTTTTGTAAAGTAGAATGGGTCACATCTTATGAAAAAACACCAATTTAGCATGGTTGACAGTTTACAAACAGCTAGATATGATAATCCTGTAAAGTTAACGATAACCTAATAATTTATTTTCCGAAGGAGGCTTTGTCTCTTGGAAACATTACTGGACGAAATTAGACAGGAATGGAAGGAACACATACTCCCATTCTGGCTTGGACTGAAGGATGAGACACACGGTGGGTTTTACGGCGAGGTGGACGTGGATCTGCACATTCATAACCAAGCCAATAAAGGCGGGATTGCCACTGCACGGCTACTCTGGTCATTCTCGGCGGCTACCCGTGTAACAGGGGAAGATACCTATGCAGAAGCCGCACGACATGCATTCACATTCCTGCGGGATCACCTGCTTGATCCATTACATGGAGGAATGTACTGGATGGTGGACTACACCGGGCAACCCGTGGACACGTGCAAGCATGTATACGCGCAGGCATTTGCGATCTATGCGATAGCAGAGTATGCACGTGCCACAGACGACCCGAATGCATTACCACTAGCTATGGAGCTGTTCCACCTGCTGGAGCAAAAAGGATATGATCCCACCCGGCAGGCATACGGCGAACAATATGACCGCTCGTGGAACACGCAGCCTAATGAGCTACTCAGCGAAAATGGGGTTACCGCGCATATCACCATGAATACGCATATTCATGTTTTGGAGGCGTACACCCAATTGCTGCGCGTCTGGCCAAATGAAGAGGTTCGAGATGCACTGACGAACGTACTGGATATTTTATATCATCGTGTTTACGATGCTTCTGCTCGACGACTGGGGGTATTTTTCGACCGTGAATGGCGCTCTCTGCTTGACCTAACCTCATATGGTCACGACATCGAAGCCAGCTGGTTGATTGAGGATGCTATGAATGTGCTGGGTTATTACCCGTCAGAATACGTGGATATGGTGATAGATATTGCCAATGCGGTAGCAGAGCGCGCTGTTCAGCCAGACGGATCGCTCATCAATGAGCGGGAAGGAGAGCGGGTGGACACCTCACGTATCTGGTGGGTACAGGCCGAGGGGATGGTTGGTTTTTATAATGCGTTTCAACGTACAAAAGACGAACGTTTTTTGCAAATTGTGAAAAATCTATGGTCCTATACCCAGCAACATATCATCGATCCGCGCCCCGGAGGCGAATGGTTCTGGTCAGTTCAAGCGGATGGTAAGCCTGATGCGAGAGAGATTGCAGGACCCTGGAAGTGCCCTTATCACAACAGCCGATTTTGCATAGAAATGCTAGAAAGGATGGAAAACCAATGATCCATAGCAAATATAATGAGCTGCGGTTGCAGCAAGAGGAACTGATTACACGCCTCAATGAGGTTAAAACTACCTTTTATAATGGTATCTACGAACGCTACATCTACCCAGTGCTCACACGCCATCATGTTCCACTTCACTGGCGGTTTGATCTGGATGCGCAAACCAATCCCTTTTTCATGGAGCGGCTGGGTGTAAATGCGGCATTGAATCCAGGGGCGATCTATCATGAAGGAAAATACATTCTTGTTTCGCGTACCGAGGGACTGGATCGAAAGTCATTTTTTGCTTTGGCAGAGAGCGATAACGGCATTGATCAATTTCGGTTCATTGACGTTCCCCTCGTATGGGAGGATATCGACCCGGAAGAAACAAATATGTACGATATGCGATTGGTAAAGCATGAGGACGGCTGGATTTACGGTATTTATTGCTCAGAGAAAAAAGACCCTGACGCGCCACCCCACGATACCTCCAGTGCTGTCGCTCAGGCCGGACTGGTCCGCACTCGTGATCTTCGTACATGGACCCGGCTTCCCAACATCACTACCCAGTCCCCCCAGCAGCGCAACGTTGTCCTGCACCCTGAATTTGTGGACGGTCAATATGCCTTCTATACTCGTCCCCAGGACGGGTTTATTTCCACCGGTTCAGGCGGAGGCATCGCCTTCGGCCTGTGCAAAGATATTACACAACCCGTGATTGAACACGAAACCGTCATTGATGAGCGCTGTTATCATACGGTGTACGAAGCCAAGAACGGACAGGGCCCTGCCCCGATCAAGACCAGTCGCGGCTGGATTCATATCGCTCACGGGGTACGCAATACAGCCGCCGGGCTACGGTATGTGCTATATACCTTTGCCACCAGTCTGGAAGACCCTACGCGCGTCATTGCTAAGCCTGGCGGGCACTTTCTGGCTCCTTATGATGAGGAACGCGTGGGCGACGTCTCGAATGTTATTTTTTGCAATGGAGCAGTCGTTAACGAACAAGATGAAGTCTTTATTTACTACGCGTCCAGCGATACCCGTATTCACGTAGCGACGACCACCATCGCTCGACTGGAAGACTACACCTTCAATACACCATCCGATCCCTTGCGCTCTCTCGGCAGCGCCGCTGTTCGCCGCGAGCTAATTCATCACAATGAAGCGCTATTGCAAGCACACTCCCGTCCTTCCCAGCGGACATAAGCTGCAGGCTTTATCCTGCTTGCGGAACCATGTATACTATCCATAGAACAACTGTTATCCGCAGGCTAATAGTTGTTCTATGGGCAGCTACGCTGCTAAGTTTTTTGGATTTTACAGGCGGCTAAGCTACTGATATATTCCCCAGCATTTTGCATCCATTCTCTGGATTAGGCAAAATGCTTATCTTTTTAAAATTGGAAGGCGGAACAGGAATGAAGAGCAACGTTACGATGCGGGATATTGCAGATAAGCTGGGAGTAAGCAGCGTGACCGTGTCGAAGGCGCTCAATGACAAGGATGGGGTTAGCGAGGAGCTAAAAGAGCGCATTAAGACGCTCGCGGGCGAAATGGGTTATCGTTTCAATACCGTTGCCAAGTCCATGAAGGAGGGCCTCACCTATAACATAGGTGTTGTCATTCCTGAACGTTTTACTGGCCCCGGCCAATCGTTTTATCTGCACATCTACCAGCAAATTTCACGAGCACTGGAGCCATACGGCTACTATGGCATTCTTCACATCCTTCATCGCGAAGACGAAGAACAGCTTAATCTGCCACGTATCTATTACGACCGCAAGGTGGACGGCTTCATTCTCCTGGGTCAAGTGAGCAAGCCATATATCGAGCTGGTACAAACCATGGATCTACCCAAAATGTTTCTCGATTTTTATGATGAACATGCCGATATCGACTCCGTGGTGACGGATAATTTCTACGGAGCCTATGAGCTGACCAACTATTTGATCGCCCAGGGGCATCGTGATATTGCATATGTAGGCAATATCTATTCCACCAGTAGTATTCAGGATCGTTTCCTCGGCTACTATAAATCCTTGCTGGAGCACAGACTGCCCCTCCGTAACGAGTGGGTGCTCAGTGACCGGGACGACGAAGGTGCTTTTGTTGAAATGGAGCTGCCTCAGCCGCTACCGACTGCCTTTGTATGTAACTGCGATCAGGTCGCTCACAATCTGGTACACAAGCTCATTGCTCTGGGATACCGCGTGCCTGAGGACTGCTCTGTAGTCGGATTTGACAACGATGTATATGCCACTCTTATTGTTCCGCAACTGACCACAGTCGGCGTAGACATCGAGCAGATGGCACGTATCGCGATTGATTCGATGATGAAAAAAATAAGCCATCCCGGCGGCCGCTTTGGTCGAGTCCTCGTGCAGGGTCATATTGTATATCGTGATTCCGTACAGCCCATCCAGAGACCATGATCAACACATACTTACTTGGGGACAGGTCACCCCTACCCCAATATTCCACAATCAAAAGCCGCTCAGCATGTCGCTGGAGCGGCCTTTGGCGTTCATAAATTCTGCAGTGTGATCATCGTACTCACTTTCAATGGTGGATTTTGCAAAATCCTGAATTAGGAGCGCTGGGCGACAAAGGAATTGCCCGCCCGATTGAGAATCGGCAGCATCCGCATTTCTTGCCCCATTGAGGCTTGGCAAAATGGACAAGCTGGCTCGTTCAAAAAGGTGAAATCCGTTCGCATCCAACCGTTGCAACCCTCGTTTGTACACGACCAAATAGCCGTATTTTCCTCTGGAATGATTTCCGGGGCCTGGCGTCTGTACATCTATATCCCCCCTCGGTTTTTATAGGGTAATATCCCCTGTCGGCTTACTGTTAATTCCCACCTGTGCGGGTATTAATATGCTCCAACCTCCAAAAAATATGCGCAATTTACCAAAATGTTTATTTACGGATAGCCTTAGTCCAGAAGCCGCCATGAAATTGCTTCGGCTCTACCGTAATGACAAAAGCCTTAGGGTCCAGCTCCAGAATGGACTGATACAGCTTATTCTGGTTTTTTCGTTTAGCCAAAATTTCCATTACCAGGCGCTCTCCATCACGTCCACTGCCCAGCCAGGCTGTAACGCCGTATCCTTTGTCCCGCAGCGCATTGGCAATTCCTCCATTGATCTCATTGCTGATCACCTTAACGGTGACATAACCGAGCGCTATTTTTTCCTCAATCCATGCTCCAATAAGAATGCCCAATGCATAGCCAATGGCGTATACTGCAAGACTTGCCACTTGATCCAGGTACTTAAGCACAACATTCAAGCCCAATACATAGACCGTAACTTCCACGGTGCTAATGAGCGCAGCAATGTACTTCTGTCCTTTCAGCGTCAGAATCATGCGCAGTGTATACGCCGATACGTAAATAATTTGAATAACGAGAATAAACAATAAAATTTTGAGCATGCGCTCACTCCCCACTTCACGTTCTGATTTAATCCGTATCCAACATTATACCCCCGTCTGTGATATACAGCCTCTGGTTTCGTATTACCCTCGCTCGGGTAATGACTAACTACAGCATGCTGAATGAAAGTTCGATCACATAAGGAGGGCTATAACATGAAGGATAACGGAACTAGCGATAAAATCAAAGGTAATGTGAACAAAGCCAAAGGTGAAATCAAGGACCAAATCGGGAACGCTACCGATAATAAGTCCCTTCAAGCCGAAGGCAAACTGGATAAGGCCAAAGGCCATCTTCAGGAAACAGCAGGCAAACTGAAGGACGGCAAATAATCCTGAATGGATAACCTCGACGCACTGTTTTACCAACAAGTCACGCTGTCTTGTGCAGCGGGCTTGTTTTGTGTTGTTCGGATACTTTTGGAAAAACTTTTGCGCAAACAGGGCAACTTTTACGGTTGCTGTTGCGTCTAACCAATATAAGCACAACCCATAATGACTCTCCAAGCTGTTGGATTTTGTAGGCATTAATGTTACTCTAGTCTATGAACCAGGCTATAATTCTTAAATAAAGGGGTAGACCAACGAATGAAATCACTGAAATCTATCAAAAAACCTGTCATCATCACTGCCGTATCCGCCTTGGCCATATCCGGGGCTCTTTTCAGCCAATCCACATATGCCGCACAAGTGACTAAGCCGATCCAAGCAGTATATAACAATATTAAAATCATCTACAACGGAACTGAGGTTCCTTATGATGCCAAAACAGAACCGTTCCTGCTGGATGGCGTAACGTATATCCCACTGAAGCTGGCAGGTACAGCTTTGGATAAAAAGGTAACATGGGATGGCACAAACAAACGCGTAGTCATTGCCGACAACGGCGTTCCGATTGATCAGTCTACAGTTACGGCGTTGAACAACCAGATTACGACGCTGACTCAAGAGCTCAACACAGCAAAAGCAGCAAACACAACGAAAGACGCCACCATCGCTCAATTGCAAAAAGACAACCAGACGCTAAAAGATGAAGCGAGTAAAAATAGCTCTAGCTCCTTGAAGGATCTTCAAAAGAAGCTGAACGATGATCACAGGGATGACTACAACACCAACTCGGATATCACTCTGGATGGTAACAAAAACGATATTACGGTGACCATCGAAATGACAAAATCCAGATGGACTGAGTTATCTGACAGCAGAAAGGAAAGCTTCCTGGAGGACATCGTGGAAGATATTTTGAAAGAGTATAAAGATGCCGATGTAGAGGGTACAGTTAAAAACTCCAGTAATAGAGATAAAATGGCGACCTTCACAACCAACAGCAGAGGCGATGTTACTTTGAAGGATGTAGCTTCTTCCTTGGATGCAAGTACGATTCAACGCGATTTGGTTAATAGATATGGCAATTACGCTGGCGTTGGCTTTGATTTCACAGTAAGAGGCGACAGCAGTGAAGCTAGCGTGGATGTATATGTAAAGACTGACGCTTGGAACAATACACTTACTAATGCGCAAAGAAACTCTCTTATAGAGAATGTTCTTTATGAGCTTAAAAACAGAAACTCGGTATCTCGAGTAGTGGGTAAAATTAAGTCTAGCGAAAACAGCAACACGATAACTTCGTTCTAAATCGCACTTTTTTCAAAAAAAGCGACAAAGGCTACAAAGCCTTTGTCGCTTTTTTATGATGTACAACCATCATGAATTCAATTATTGAATCAACCTTCCTACGGAAGTAATATATTTTATATAGTCTTTATCCGCATCGATTGTATCGATTTTTCTCGTATAAACCAGATTACCGGGACTGGTTACTTTAACTTTGTAAAACATACTGGGTTTAGAATAAGGATTTACACTATAGGTCCCTTTGCTATAAACAATCAGAGGATTAAAGTCGATTTGCCTGGAAGCAGGTGATAAGCTACTCTCGTACATAGCATAAATATTTAATAACCCTTTTTTTTGATCCCAGTCAAAGGAAGTAAGATCAAACGCATTCGCGTCAATGACTTAGGCCAAGTCTTGTCCCTTAAACCTCATAAGAACTGGACTTTCCGTAAAGCTATCATGTCTTAGTTTCAATAAGCCACGTTTGGGATCCCATTCCATCTTCGCATCTGTATCCTTCAACAAAATGGATATCGGCAAAAACATCGCGTTGCTTTTCATGATGGGGACTGTGTCCATTGTCATCGGCTCACCGTTAACTGATATTTCGGGTGATCCGATCGTAGTCGTTACATTACGGCCTAGCAAATCAACAGAAGCCGTTTTGTTCGCTGCATTATAAGTTACTTTGCCGCCCAGTATATCTTCAGCCGCTTGGAGTGGTATAAGCAGTCTGCCCTTCGTATCCACAAAGGGTGATGCAGGGTAGGTGTATAAAACATAATGATCATTGACCTTCAAGTGTATGGGGGTATGAGCTTGAGCTGATGTCGAATTGGAGCGTGCAGTAGCAATACTACATAAAATCACAAGGCAGACCAACAGTCTGATTTTCATAATGTTCTCCTTTGCTAGCGTTTAGGCTAGAACCAAAATTATTTTAAACAACCGTTCTTATTAGCCTTTTCTTAACTAGATTACCCTCACAAAATCACAACGTCAACCATAATTTATAATTTTTACCTAATAGACAATTGATTCATAAATACATTAATAATACTCATAAACATAAAGGTATTTAGCAATAAAAGCAGAATATATCACTGTACTCCAATTCAGAAAGGGGCAAATGTGTATGATGAGAAGTTTTGTTAAACGTAAGGTCAGGAAAAGTATTGCAATAACACTAACATTATTATTAGCAATCGCAAGCGCACCATTAGGTGCAAGTGCAATAGACACGGCGGTAACGGTGCCAGACCAGAACAATAAGCAGGATGCGCCAACCTTCTCTAATGTATCGGTTCATGACCCTTCCATTGTCAAAGACGGTGACACTTATTATGTATTTGGGTCACACATCTCTGCGGCGAAGTCAAAAGATCTTACAAACTGGACTTCTTTTGCAAACGGTTACACTACGCCTGGGAACACACTTTACGGGGACTTATCGAAGAATCTAGCTGGATCTTTCGCTTGGGCGGGTGAGAATGATGCGGACAGTAAGGGAGGATTCTCGGTATGGGCGCCCGATGTATTTTGGAATGAGCATTATGTCAATGAGGATGGGACAAAAGGGGCATATATGATTTATTATAGCGCATCTTCCACCTACATTCGTTCCGCGATCGGCATTGCAGTCGCACCCAAAATCGAGGGTCCATATCAATATGTGGATACAATTATACACACTGGTTTTACGAAAGAGACTGCATTCGATAAAGATAGCAAGGTAGATAAAAAGTGGACAAATACGCCGATTCAACAACTCATTAAGGAAGGCAAGCTTGAGGGCCCCAGACCGGGATGGTTTAATACCGATGGTTCTTATGCGAATCGGATGTTCCCAAATGCAATCGATGCAAGCGTTTTTTACGATGCAAACGGGCGCTTGTGGATGACGTATGGTTCATGGTCCGGGGGAATATTTTTACTCGAGCTAGATAAGGCAACTGGCAAACCCATGTACCCAGGTAAAGATGGAACTACGGAGGACGGCCGTCTGATTGATCGTTATTTTGGCACCAAGATCGCAGGTGGATACGGTGAGTCCGGGGAAGGTCCGTATATTGAATACCACCCAAAAACGGGTTATTACTATTTGTATGTAACCTATGGCGGTCTTGCAGCGGATGGAGGGTATAACATGAGGTTATTCCGTTCCAAGAGTCCGACAGGACCTTATAAAGATGCCAAAGGACAGAATGCTGTTTTGCCGGCAAACACCAAGAATACAACTTATGGAAACAAGTTGATAGGTAATTTCTTGTTCGATAGTAAAATAGGCGATTCCGGTACAGGCACTGGCTATGGCTATGTTTCCCCTGGACACAATTCTGTATACACCGATCCTGCTACTGGACAAATGTTTGTCGTCTTTCATACCCGATTCCCTCAGCAGGGGGAGACACATGAGCTGCGTGTACACCAAATGTTTATGAATCAGGATGACTGGCCTGTCGTAGCTCCTTACCGTTACGGTGGCGAGACGCTAACAAAGCTGGATGAGAAACAATTCATTGGCGATTATCAATATATTAATCATGGCAGTGATTCTTCGGCTACGATCAAGAATACACAATTCATTCAGCTTAGAGCAGATCATACCATCGAAGGCGATGTGCAAGGAACATGGCGCAAGTCGGGAGATGCGAATATCCAATTAACACTGGATGGTGCTGTATTGGATGGGGTGTTCTTAAGACAATGGGATCAGGTTACGAATCAATACATCCTGGCGTTTACAGTTTTATCGAATAAAGGTGAAATGGCTTGGGGCAGTAAGCTCCCTGATATGACCGATACGACAGTAGTGGACAGTGTGTATCGTGAGTTAGATCTTGGCGATACAAGTCGGGTGACGGCTAGCCTGAATCTTCCGAAGGAAGGCAGTCGGCAAACCCGGATTACCTGGAAAACTTCAGACCAAAGCGTCATTACGGATACAGGTGAAATCAAGCGTCCAGGAATCGGAGAAAAGGCTGCATCTGCCACTTTGACGGCTACCATTACCAAAGGACAACGTAGTCGGGACAAAGTTTTTAACATCACGGTATCCCCTTATGAGAAAGCAACATTGACTGCGTCATACACATTTGAAAATAATCTGGAGGATCAGCAGGATGCTTTTGCTAATGGCAAAGTTATCGGTGACCGAATCGATCGCCAGGGAGGAAGTGTATCCTACGCTGAAGGCGTAAAGGGCCAAGCTATAGTCCTTGATGGAAAGTCAGGCATTGCTCTACCTGGAGGACTCATATCCAGCTCAGCATATTCCGTTTCACTGTGGGTAAAACCAAGCGATTTGACTCTGCATACACCAACTTTCTTTGGAGCTATGGATAGTAACCACTGGATTAGCCTTCTGCCCAGAGGACCCGAGAAGGATAACACAATGGTCTGGTCCGGCAGCTCACTTTGGTATACCGGCAGTACTGGCCTAAAGATCAAAACAAATGAATGGACCCATCTCGCCTTCACTGTAGACCATGGGGTGTTAGCCGTGTATGTGAATGGCAAGCTTCAATTTACCGGCTCAGGATTCCCAGATGTCTTTACCTCCAAATCTGGAACATTCAGCTTAGGTGTCAACTGGTGGGACCCTGCGTTCAAAGGATCTATTGATGAGCTGAGTATATTTGAAGGTGCGCTCCCCCCTGTACTGGTGGCAGAGTTAGCGAAGATGAAGTGAATTAAGACTAATGAATCGTAAGCTACTCTAGTGTCGAAAAGAAAAGCTACAAAAAAAGAGAGCGCTGAATAGCGCTCTCTTCCAATGAAACATATAAAATATAAGGAATATTAATAGGCCAATGCAAAAAGTCCTTTGATGTGGGACAAGTAACGGATGTTACTGCCTTCCTTCATCAAAGTAGCTACAGCGCCTTTCAGTTGGGTGCCATTCGCGCCTACAGTACCGATCGCGTCTGTTCTGCCCAAGCTGCCCAGTGTACCGGAGAATACTGGTGTAAAGCGTTCCATTTTCGCTCCGTTGAAATAAGCAAAGATGTTGTAACCAACTAATTCGCCCATTTGCCAAGCCAACTGTGCAGTTGGAGGGTATGGACGCTCGCCTTCACCCGGGAACACCACTGCGCTGTCGCCAGCGAGGAAGATGTCTTCGTGAGAAGTCGATTGCAGTGCACCATTCACAGTTGCGCGACCACGGTTTACTTCGATACCAGATGCGCCAACCAGTGCATTACCTTGTACGCCGCCTGTCCAGATCAGTGTGTTCGTTTTGATCGAACGTCCGTCTTTCAAGAGAACTTCGTCAGCTTTCATTTCTGTAATCGGAACACCCGCTACGATTTGAACGCCACGTTTTTCAAGGCTTGTTACTGCACGATCAACCAGTGGTTGAGGGAAGCCTGCCAAAATAGATGGTCCAGCTTCTACGCAATACAAGTTGATATCTTCGTAGTTAATACCTTTTTCGCGACAAATTACAGGCAATTTGTCAGCATATTCACCCACCAGCTCAACGCCTGTCAGACCGCCACCACCAATAACGATTGTAGCGTCTGCTTGGTTACCGGATTGCTTGTAAGCATCCAGACGAGCTTCCACATGTGCGCGAATGCGATTGGCTTCTGCCACTGATTTCAGCGTGAAGCTATGCTCTTGCAGTCCTGGAATACCGAAGTAAGCCGTTTCGCTGCCCAGGGAAATAACGAGAGCGTCATAGCTCAACGTAGCGCCACTGGCCAAGGTTACTTTTTTATCGTCAGGCTTGATTTCGGAAACAGTATCCACTTTCAGGATAATTTCTTTGTTACGCAGCAGTTTTTCCAAAGGAAGCGCAACAGCTTTTTCAGCAATTGTACCTGCCGCCAAACGGTGCAGTTCCGTAATAATTTGGTGCGACGCAAAGCGGTTAACCACTGTAATGGTTGCTTGGCTAGCGTCCATATGCTGGCGTGCTGTAAGAGCGGCTAGCAATCCGCCGTACCCGCCGCCCAAGATCAAAATTTGCTTCGACATGTCCATCCTCCGTTCTCGATCAGGTAATTATTTGCTTTCGCGTTGGCGCTCATTCAGAATATCCAGGAAAGCCTGGCTGAAACGCAGCGTTTTTTGTACATTCGGATCTTTAAGCATTTTGAGCAGGCCAAACAGACCTACACTGCCGTCCGTAGTTTGTACACGGTCATTTGCTTCAATTGCAGCAGACGCCAATCCTTTAGCCGAATCTGTAACAGGCTTCACAAACTCTCCCATGGAGCTTTTCATATCTCCGATAAAGACAGGGTCAGTCGCTAGACTGCGAGCTACATCATAAGCATCGGTCATCAAAGTAACCATCTCAGTCAACTTGGGCAGATTTTCTACCAGCACGGTCAGCGATTGCTGAACCTCCGGTTTCATCAATTGGTCCAATACATCCCGAGACTCTTTGGTAGCTTCCTGTGTTACTGCCACCTCTTGTTGGTTTTCAGACATGCGTGAACGTCCTCCTTTACTGTGAAAATAGAAGTCCATTCCTTTCTCGTAACCTGTATCCATAAACTCTAGCAATAAAACGTTCATTGAATTCACGCCCTTAAACATGCAAGAAGCACAGCTAAAACCGGCCTATACCCTAAAGGGCAAGACTGATTTATCGCAGATGCCAATTGTATATTGCTCAGACGGTATTCTGTTGTTACTGCTGCGGAATATCCCACGAAGCGCTCCTTCGTGACTACAACAGGCCGAAACGGAACCCTATACCTCTATATTACACCTTTCACGACACAATCGTCGAAGAAATTTTAAATTTGCACAAATTTCTGCAAAATTTTTATTGTTATTTTAGATAAAAATTAGAATAAGCTCGATTTTTGTCCAAGTTTCCCTTAAAAGAAGGGTCATCTTATGCTAAAGGAGGGTAATAAAGAGAGTGAGTTTTAGTTCGATCATATGAAAATAACACAAAATATATTCATACGGAGGTTTTAAATGATGGCTAAAACATTTGGAGATATGGTTCAAGAAGCGAGGCAGCACGTTCAGGGCATTGATTCACAGGAGGCACGTCAGCGAATGGAGGCAAATCCAGATACATTCGTTATCGATGTACAGGACTCCCATGATGCAGGCGCTTGCGGTCTGATTCGCGGAAGCGCCAATATTTCATTGGGCATGCTGCCCATCCGCGCTGACTTGGAGGTTCCACAGGATTTGCGTGACGAACGTCTACGTGACCGTAACCGCCCCATTATCACCACTTGTGGGGCAGGCGGACAAGCTGCATTGGCAGCTTATACACTCCAGCAGATGGGCTTTACCAATGTAGCTTTTATCGAAGGCGGAACAACAGCCTGGAAGGAATCCGGCTTTGAAGTAGAACTGTACTAAGGGATCTACGC
This window contains:
- a CDS encoding stalk domain-containing protein translates to MKSLKSIKKPVIITAVSALAISGALFSQSTYAAQVTKPIQAVYNNIKIIYNGTEVPYDAKTEPFLLDGVTYIPLKLAGTALDKKVTWDGTNKRVVIADNGVPIDQSTVTALNNQITTLTQELNTAKAANTTKDATIAQLQKDNQTLKDEASKNSSSSLKDLQKKLNDDHRDDYNTNSDITLDGNKNDITVTIEMTKSRWTELSDSRKESFLEDIVEDILKEYKDADVEGTVKNSSNRDKMATFTTNSRGDVTLKDVASSLDASTIQRDLVNRYGNYAGVGFDFTVRGDSSEASVDVYVKTDAWNNTLTNAQRNSLIENVLYELKNRNSVSRVVGKIKSSENSNTITSF
- a CDS encoding NAD(P)/FAD-dependent oxidoreductase, which encodes MSKQILILGGGYGGLLAALTARQHMDASQATITVVNRFASHQIITELHRLAAGTIAEKAVALPLEKLLRNKEIILKVDTVSEIKPDDKKVTLASGATLSYDALVISLGSETAYFGIPGLQEHSFTLKSVAEANRIRAHVEARLDAYKQSGNQADATIVIGGGGLTGVELVGEYADKLPVICREKGINYEDINLYCVEAGPSILAGFPQPLVDRAVTSLEKRGVQIVAGVPITEMKADEVLLKDGRSIKTNTLIWTGGVQGNALVGASGIEVNRGRATVNGALQSTSHEDIFLAGDSAVVFPGEGERPYPPTAQLAWQMGELVGYNIFAYFNGAKMERFTPVFSGTLGSLGRTDAIGTVGANGTQLKGAVATLMKEGSNIRYLSHIKGLFALAY
- a CDS encoding LamG-like jellyroll fold domain-containing protein, translated to MMRSFVKRKVRKSIAITLTLLLAIASAPLGASAIDTAVTVPDQNNKQDAPTFSNVSVHDPSIVKDGDTYYVFGSHISAAKSKDLTNWTSFANGYTTPGNTLYGDLSKNLAGSFAWAGENDADSKGGFSVWAPDVFWNEHYVNEDGTKGAYMIYYSASSTYIRSAIGIAVAPKIEGPYQYVDTIIHTGFTKETAFDKDSKVDKKWTNTPIQQLIKEGKLEGPRPGWFNTDGSYANRMFPNAIDASVFYDANGRLWMTYGSWSGGIFLLELDKATGKPMYPGKDGTTEDGRLIDRYFGTKIAGGYGESGEGPYIEYHPKTGYYYLYVTYGGLAADGGYNMRLFRSKSPTGPYKDAKGQNAVLPANTKNTTYGNKLIGNFLFDSKIGDSGTGTGYGYVSPGHNSVYTDPATGQMFVVFHTRFPQQGETHELRVHQMFMNQDDWPVVAPYRYGGETLTKLDEKQFIGDYQYINHGSDSSATIKNTQFIQLRADHTIEGDVQGTWRKSGDANIQLTLDGAVLDGVFLRQWDQVTNQYILAFTVLSNKGEMAWGSKLPDMTDTTVVDSVYRELDLGDTSRVTASLNLPKEGSRQTRITWKTSDQSVITDTGEIKRPGIGEKAASATLTATITKGQRSRDKVFNITVSPYEKATLTASYTFENNLEDQQDAFANGKVIGDRIDRQGGSVSYAEGVKGQAIVLDGKSGIALPGGLISSSAYSVSLWVKPSDLTLHTPTFFGAMDSNHWISLLPRGPEKDNTMVWSGSSLWYTGSTGLKIKTNEWTHLAFTVDHGVLAVYVNGKLQFTGSGFPDVFTSKSGTFSLGVNWWDPAFKGSIDELSIFEGALPPVLVAELAKMK
- a CDS encoding DUF1641 domain-containing protein encodes the protein MSENQQEVAVTQEATKESRDVLDQLMKPEVQQSLTVLVENLPKLTEMVTLMTDAYDVARSLATDPVFIGDMKSSMGEFVKPVTDSAKGLASAAIEANDRVQTTDGSVGLFGLLKMLKDPNVQKTLRFSQAFLDILNERQRESK
- a CDS encoding rhodanese-like domain-containing protein translates to MAKTFGDMVQEARQHVQGIDSQEARQRMEANPDTFVIDVQDSHDAGACGLIRGSANISLGMLPIRADLEVPQDLRDERLRDRNRPIITTCGAGGQAALAAYTLQQMGFTNVAFIEGGTTAWKESGFEVELY